The Paraburkholderia largidicola DNA segment AGCACCGCATTGCCCATGCCCGCGAATTGCTCCGCACCGGTTAGCGTTTTGCCGCCAAGCGTCAGACTCAGGCTGCCAAGCCCGGCCTGCGAAAGTATCCACGCCATCAATACGAACATCACCACATACACGGCCGGCCCGCAAAAATCGATGAACTTGCGGATGGTCTCCATGCCGCGCTGAAAGATCACTAACTGGAAGAACCACATGAACAGGAAGCTCACCCACCCCAAACCGTCGAGGCGCAGAAAGCTGACACCTTGCAATGCCGTCGAGGCAGGCACGAACAAAACCAGCAGCGTCGCAACCGCTTTCGAAGCGAAGTAAGTCTGCACGCCATACCAGACGATGCCGACCACACCACGAATCACGGCTGCGAGGTTCGCGCCCATCACGCCCATGCTCACGCGCGCCATGACCGGGAACGGAATGCCGTGCATATAGCTCGGCTTGCCCACCCAGTTCATCAGCACGTAGACGACGAGAATGCCGACCGTCAGTGCAGTCAGCACCTGCCAGCCGGAAATACCGAGCAGAAACAGGCTCGCTGCGAACGTATAGCCGCCGACGCTATGCACATCGGACATCCACATCGCGAAGATGCTATAGCCCGTCCACGTCCGCCGGGTGTGCGGCACGGGCGCGAGATCGTGATTGTGCAAACGTGAGTCGGCCTGTTCGGCGGAATCGCCAAGACCGTGCGGCGCATCGAAAAGCGGTGACGTAGACATGGCTCCCCCTGCTGGATGAAGCACGGCCGTCTTGTGAAGACCGCCGTGATCGGATGCGACGTGGCATGCAGGCACGGTCTACTACAGGCCCGATGGAAATCGCGATTCGCGATGAAGGGTCTTGTTTCTGCAATATAGATTGTTTTAGTAATAAAAGCGTCTGTCGATGCTTTCAAAAAGGCGCGGAGCACAAGGAGGGAGAAAAGCGCGGAGGGGTGAATGCTTCCGTGACCGATGAACGCGTCGCACGGCGTGGGTTTCGCCGCTGACCGCCCCTGCCGGCGTCATCTTGCGAATGACGCGGCGCCCGTCTGCGGAGGGTAATCCGCCCGTCGTTGCGGGCAAGGAAGCATGGTGAAGAATATACCGGCTGATCTCCTGGATAGGCTTCCTGTTTGCAGGCCCTGATCGCCTTAACCCGGAAGACTATTCCTGTAGAATCGCCATAAGCCGAACATTCTTCCGGATCCAATCATGCAAGCCCGCAATCGTCCGCTGGACAACCAGGACCGCGCGATCATGCGCGCGCTGCAGAAGAACGCGCGACTGTCGAATGCCGAACTCGCCGAGATCGTCGGCATGTCGACGACCGCTTGCTGGAACCGCACGCGCCAGCTGGAAGCCGACGGCTATATCCGCGGCTACGTCGCGTTGCTGGATCAGCAGAAGCTCGGCTTCGCGGATGTCGTGCTGATCGAAGTCACGCTCGACCGGCACGACGAGAACGCACTGGCGCGCTTCGGCGACGAACTTGCGACGCTGCCAGAAGTGCTCGAAGCGTATCTGGTGTCGGGCGAGTATGACTATCTGATCAAGGTTGCCGTCGACGGCACCGCCGGCTACGAGCGCTTCCTGCGCGAAAAGCTCTACAAGATCTCCGGCATTCGCCACAGCCGCTCGATGTTCGCGCTGCGCTGCATGAAGAACATACCGTCGGTGCAGGTCTAGCCGCGCGACACCTCAAGGCCCGAACTGCCCGAAGTACGTCTCGCGCTCGACGATCACAAGCGCCGCACGCTTGTGCGGAAAATCGAACTCCTTCAGCGTGAAAGCGCCCAGCCGGTGCATCCAGGCAATGTGCCGCGTGTGATCGATGCGCGGCTCGCCGACAATGCGTTGCGTGCGTGGATCGTCGAGAAACATGTAATGCAGGATGCCGTTGAACCACGCGCGCAGCTTGCCCGCGCTCTGATAGTCGCTGTTGCCGACGAGCAGATGCAGGCCGCGATCGAAATCGCCGGCGTCATAGAACGGTGCAACGCGATCTTCCTTCGCCCAATAGACCTCGAAGTACGCAAACGGCTCGTCATCGAAGCAACCGATCAGCGGATGCACATGCGGGTCCGCGCACTGCTCGGTCAGGTACGCCGCATGCTCCTCGCGCGTGCCCTTGAAGTCCCAGAAGTGCGCAACGCGATCCTGATTCTGCCAGGCGTGAAACGTATCCGTATCACGCTCGACATCGACCGTGCGCAGCGTGAAGGTCATACCGACCGTCGGCATGAAGCGGCGATACACCGTGCCTTGCGGTTTCGGCGCGCGCACGGGATGACGGCGGTTGTGATGGATCGTGTAGCGCACCGGCATACCCGCAGAAGAAGGCGCCGTGAGCCACAGCGACGGCTGCTGCCAGAAGGTCGCGCGCGACGTCGTGAGCCGCAGTGTCGAGCCTTCGTGCGCCGCGGTATCCACGATACCCTCGCGGATCGCACGCATGACGAACGCGTGCGTCGCGTCGTCGTGTTCGAACGGCAAGGTTAGCGACACCTGCTGTCGCTTCGCATCGCGGCAAAAGATCTCCGCGAGCGCGGGCAATAGCTGCACGGGTGCCGCATCGCGCGGCCACGCCGACAATGCAAAGCCGTCCGGCGTCGGAACAAGTTCCTCAAAGGCCACGCGAGCGTTCATGCTTGTCTTCCTTCCTCAAATGATTCAATGGTCGTGGCGCGTTACCACTTACCAGTCGTAACGCGCCGTCGCCAGCACCGTGCGCTGGTTGCCGTAGAAGCACGCGAACGCGCTCTGGCAACCCGTCACATAGCGGCGGTTGAAAATGTTCGTCGCGTTCACGGCGAAACGCCACTTGCTGATGTTGTAGTGCACGGCCGCGTCGTACACGGTGTAGCCCGGCACATGCAGCGAGTTGTCCGCCGCGCCCGCGCTATAGCTCGCGTAACGCAGGCCAGCGCCGAAGCCGAGACCCGTCAGCGGCCCCGTGTGCCAGGTCCAGTCTGCCCATAGCGAAGCCGTCTGGTGCGGCAACGGAATCGCCACGGGCCACTTGTTCAGCGAATCGTCGTTGGCTTTGATGTTCTTCACATCCTGATACGCGTACGAAGCGATGATGCTCAGATCGCGCGTCACGTTGCCGACCGCGCTGAACTCGATGCCGCGCGAGCGCACTTCACCCGTCTGCACGCTGAACGTTCCCGTTGGATCGTTCGGATCGGGCGTCGTAACGTTGGTCTGATTGATCTGATAGATGGCCGCGTTCAACATCAGGTTCTTGTTGAACGGCTGCCAGCGCAAACCGAGTTCGATCTGCTTTCCCTTCGTCGGCTGGAAAGGCGTGCCGTCCGCGTTCACGCCGATCACGGGATTGAACGACGTCGCGTAGCTGATGTATGGCGACAAACCGTAATCGCCGAGATACACGGCGCCCACGCGATACGTGAACGCATGATCGTTCTGTCGCTGCTCGGTGTTCGCGACGGTATCCGTCGTCGTGTTGCGGCTCCAGTCCTGGCGCCCGCCAATCGTGAAGACGATGCGCGGCGTCAGCTTGATCTGGTCCTGCGCGTAGACGCCGAAGCTGTCGAGCTTCGTTTTCGTATCGCTATAACCGAAGGAATTCGGTCCGCTGAAGATATCCGACGTCACGGGAACGTAGACGGGATTGAACATGTTCAGGCTTGGCGCCAGCGCAAGCTGTTCGCTGTCCGTCGACAACTGCCGGTTGTATTCGAAGCCGAGCAGCACCGTATGCCCGATCGAGCCCGTCTGGAATTGCGCCTGTGCCTGATTGTCGATGTCGAAGCGCGAGTAGTTCGGCTGGAACAGGCCCGCGTAACGCGTCAGCGACGCTTCCGTCGGGTCGGTCGGATCGAGGCCACCGCCGTACACCGTCGAGTTGTTCAACGACAGATGCATGTAGCGCGTGTTCTGGCGGAACGTCCACGTCGGATTCAGGCGCTGCTCGAACTGATAACCGACAGACCACTGCCGCTTGTCGTAACGCGCGAAGTTGCCGTCGCCCGTATAGAGGTCGTTCGAAATCACCCCATTCGGGTTCGGCAGAATCGTGCCGGACGCGGGCAGAAAGTTATCCGACACGTCCGTGTTGTCGCGCAGATAAGTCGCGTACAGCGTCAACGAGGTATCGGCCGTGGGCTGCCATTTGATCGACGGCGCGAACATCAGGCGTTGATCCGCGTTCGGCCCCGTCGGCATGTTGCCGTCGCGGCCTACGCCCACGAAGCGATAGGTCAGCGTGCCGTCCTTATCGATCTTGCCGCCCAGGTCGATGGCGATCTGCTTGCGCGCATCCGTGCCGATCTGCAATTCGATTTCGCGGATGCGTTCGGCTGTCGGCTGCTTGGTCTGAATATCGACGAGCGAACCCGGGTCGCCCTGTCCGTATAGCACCGACGTCGGCCCGCGCAGCACCGTGATGCTTTCGACCTGATACGGATCGACGCGCCAGCTCGCGAGGTTCAGCGTATTCGGCACCTGCAAGCCATCCACGAACACGCTCGGCGTAAAGCCGCGAATCGCCGTGTACCAGTCCGAGCGTGTGCTCGCACCGTACGACGAGAAGCCCGGCACGTAACGCAGCGCCTGGTTGATCGACGTCGCGCCCTGCTCTTCGATTTGCGCCGCCGTCACGACGTTCACCGTCTGCGGCACTTCATCGAGCGGCGTGTCCGTCTTCGTCGCCGTCGCAGTGCGATGCGCGACGAAGCCCTCCGTATCGCCCGCCGCCGTGCCTTGCACTTTCACGGCGGGCAATGTCGCGGCACTGTCTCGCGCGTCGTTCTGGTTATCCGGCGTCTGTTGCGCGTGTGCCTGACCCGTTGCGGCTGCGAGAAAAGTCATGCTGGCTGCCGCAGCAATGGCACGCCGTTGCGTGCCTTTGACCCACTCCATCTGATACCTCGGAAGATTGATGACGGCGCATCGCGCCGCTTGTTGTTATCAAAGAGCGAAAGCCACGCGGCCGCCGCTCACCCCGGTTTGCGCCCCTGTGCGCGTTTGAACTGCGAAACTGTTGTCGTTGTTGCCGGCTTCGAGCGAGCCGGCGATTTCATCTGCACGGCGCGCGAGGATCGAGAGCAACGTGTCGCTCAAGCCGTGGCTGTCTTCGCAGCACCCTTGCAGATAGATGCGGGGCTGGAAATGCGCCGGCGTCGCGAGCAGGTAGTCACGCGCCACTTCGCATTGCTCGACGGGTTTGCCCAATGCGTCGGCGAGTGGATCGAGCAATGCGTGGTGCGCATCGCGCCGATAACCCGTCGCGAGCACGACGGCGTCGAAGCATTCGCCACGCGCATCGCCGTCCATGCGATCGCGCAGACGCATGTCGATTTCATTCCCGTGCGCACCTTGCACTTCACGCACGGACTCGATCGCACAGTTGTTCAGAAGACGATGACGCGCCGTGCCGCTCACGTTTTGCACGTACAGCAGTTCATAGATCTGCTCGATCAACGGCCGGTCCACCACCGAGTAGTTGGTGTCGCGGAACGTATCTAGCAGCGAGCGGCGCGTGTCCTTGGGCTGCGAATAGATGAGATCGGTGAACGACGGGTTGAAGATTTCATTGACGAACGGGCTGTCGTCGGCGGGTTTCAATGCGGGCGCGCGCATCACGAGCGTCGCGTCGACGTGCGGGAAGCGGCGCGTGAGATCGATGAACACTTCAGCCGCGCTCTGGCCGCTGCCCACCACGGCAACGCGACGCCGCGCCGTGTCGCCCTTGCCGTCGCCAATCACGCTGCCGATCGTCGTCAGATAGTTCGACGAGTGGATCACGGCGGCGTCGCGCAAGGCCGCGAACGCGGCAGGAATCTGCGGCACACCACCCATGCCGACCGACAACGCACGCGTCAACCGATGCCGCACCTTGCCTTGCGCATCGCGCGAATGCACGCGCAGGTGCGTGACGGTGCGCGGGTCGCTCTCGTCCGCGACCGGCTCGATCTGCGTGACCGACTCGCCGTAATGCACCTGATCGTCGAAGGCGCTCGCGACCCAGCGCAGATAGTCATGAAACTCGATCCGCGTCGGATAGAAGTTCTTCAGGTTGACGAAATCCTGCAGACGTCCACGCTCGAACAGATAGTTGATGAATGTGAAGCGGCTCTTCGGATCGCGCATCGTGACGAGATCCTTGAGGAAGGAAATCTGCATGCGGCTGTCGTCGAGCAGCATGCCGCGATGCCAGCCGAATTCCGGCTGCCGTTCGATGAAGCAATGCGCGCCCGGCGCGCCGCCGTTTTCCGCGAGGCGCACGGCCAGCGCGAGATTAGACGGCCCGAAGCCGACGCCGATCAGATCGTGAATGTATTCTCGTTGACTCATGAAATGTCTCCCTTCTACCAGTGGCGACGAACGTCGTGCGTGTGACGGAAAGCGCAGCGGGCCATCACAGATGACGACCATCGAAGAACGCTTCGCGAACCACGCGCATCAGCAACGCCCGTTTGTGCGGAAATTCGAAATGCGCGATGCTGGAAAAACCATGCTGCTTCAGGTAATCGATCATGCGAGCGTTGTCGTGACGCGGCTCGCACACCACCGCCTGCGTGCGCGGATCGTCGAGAAAGAGGTAATGAACCAGTGACGGTAGCCATGCGGCCACACAGGCAGCGCCGCGCCAGCGCGTGTCGCCGACGAGCATGTGCAGGCCGCGATCGAAATCCGCCGATGCCGCGAACGGCGCAATGCGGTCTTCCTTCGCCCAGTACGCTTCGAAGTAACCGAACGGCTCGCCGTCGAATGCGCCGATCAACGGATGCACATGCGGTGTCGACAGCACGCGTTCGAGATACGCGCGATGCGCGTCGAGTGTGCCCGCCTCGCCCCAGAACGCGTTGACGCGCGGCTCGTTCATCCACGCGTGCAGGTGTTCGAGGTCCTGCGCGACGGATGCGGTGTGCAACGTGAGGCGATGCCCGAACCCGGGCACATCGCGCGCATAGACGACGCCGTCTGCATGAGGCGCGCGCCGCGGATGCCGCGCGCCGTCCGTCATCGCGTAAGACAGCGCTGCGTGAGGGATCGACGCATCGCGCGTGAGCCACAGATCAGGCTGCTGCGCCCATGCATCGCGCAGGCATAGGTGCTGCGCCGTCAACACGCCGCTGTGGCGCAGCGCGTCGTACGCCTCGCGATGCAGCCCGTCGCTATCGAGCGCGATGGACTTGCTGTCGCGGCTCGCGCCGAACGCCGCACGCAATGCGGCCAGTACCGCGCGCCGTTGCCCCAGCGGCGAAATCCCCTTGCACCATTCGACGATGTGCAAACCATCTTCGTGCGTCCAGCGCGCATTCAGAACGATGCCCTCTGCGCGGCCGTCTTCTGCCACCGTGATCGCATCGCCTTCCAGATATGCCGCCAGCGACGGCTGTTTGAACGTGTTCATGTCACTCCGTGTGAAATCAGCGTGCATCGCGCAGCTCCGTCGCCGGTTCGCGTGCTTCGGGCGCGATGTTCGCGTCGGTCCGCAGCGCCAGCGCATGGGCCACGCGCGTCAGCGTTTGATGAACGAACACGTGGTCGATCCTGATTGCGTAGCCCGCCGCGTTCGCCGCATCGACGAAGCGCACGACATCGAACGACGTCGCGCCGGCCTCGAACAGGTTGTCGTCGTGATCGGGCGCATGGCCGTCGAAGGTATTGGCCCAGATTCGCGCGAGCGTCTGCGTGAGTCGTGCAGTGCGCGGCGTTGGATCGACTGGCGTGTGATGCGATTCCGACTGCGTGGGATTGGACGGCTCGCCCGAAATGACAATCGCTTCTTCCGGCGCATCAATAAAACGCGTGACAGCGGCCAGATAACCGGCGCACAACCGCGCGACGAACTCGCCATCCACCAGTTCGCGTCCATACGAGAACGCGCCCGTCACGCGGCCATCCGGATGCTCGACGATATCGAGTTCGAGATCGAACACGACGCGATGACGCACGTCGTTGAATTCATCCACTTCGACGCCGTGCCACTCGCGCGTATCGCTTTGCGCAGGCCGCAGATAGTTGAACATCACCTGGAACAGCGGATTGCCGTTCGCGGTGCGCGACGCTCGCACACTGTCGACGACCTGCGCGAACGGCGCCGCGACATGCGCATACGCACCCAGCGCCGCTTCGCGCACGGCGGCAATCACCTCGCGCGGCGAGCCCGCTTCGCGCATCGCCGTGCGCACGACGACCGCGTTGATGAAGAGACCGATTACGTCGTCGGTGGCGGCATCGCGTGTCGATGCGAGTACGCCCACCGCCTGATCGAGCGCGCCCGTCTGCCGTGCGAGCGCGACGTTCAGCACCGCGTGCAACAGCATCGGCAGCGTGGCGTGCGACGACATCGCCAACGCCTTCGCGCGTTCGACCGTCTGCGCGTCGAACTCGAACGCGATGCGTCCCGCGCTCCATTCGGGCGAAACGGGGCGCTCGCGCGCAGGCTGCGGCAAACGCATAAACGGTATGTCGCGCAATGCATCGCGCCAGTACTTCAGGTCGGCTTGTTTCGGTTTCGTGCGTGCGGCGAAAGCGGGTTTCATCGACGACGTGCTCAACGGCCCGCCTGTCGCGGATGCCGCGTAAGCGCGTTGCACGTCGTTGAGCCACACGTCGATCGAATGACCGTCGGCGACGATGTGATGGATCACGACCGACAGCACATGCTCCTCGTCGTCGAGGCGGATCAGGCGCGCGCGCCACAGCGGCGCCTGGGCGAGATCGAATGGCGCTAGCGCGTCTTCATCCGTAAGCTGCGTCGCCCGCGCAATGCGTTCATCCATCGACGCAAGCGCGTGCAGATCGACCACGGGCAACGTCACGCGTCGATGCGCGTCGATCACCTGACGCGGTTCGGCCGCGCCCTTGGCCGATACCAGGCGTGCGCGCAACGCGGGATGCTTGCGCGCTGCATGATCGAATGCGTTTTCGAGTGCGGTCGCATCCACGGCGCCCCGCAGGCGCAATGCGACGGGAATGTTGTACGCGGCGCTTTCCGGCTGCGCGCGCCACAAGAACCACAGCGCGCGTTGCGCATCGCTCAGCGCGAGATCGGTTGCCTCTTTCACTTCCGGCTCTTCACGCTCGATCTCGCGCGCCCCGACACGCGGCGACTCAGCCACGCGTTGTGCGTATGAAGCGAGCGTCGACGCCTCGAACAGCGTGCGAACGGGCACATCGTGCGCGAGCCGTTCGCTGACGCGCGTCGCGACGCTCACGGCCGCTAGCGAATGACCGCCCAGTTCGAAGAAATGATCGGCGCGGCTCACGCGCTCGACGCGCAGCACGTCGCACCAGATCGCCGCGAGCGCCGTTTCGATGCCAGCTGCGGGTGCGTCGAATGCGCGCTCGACGCGCACCGGTTCCGGCAACGCCGCGCGATCGATCTTGCGGTTCGCGTTACGCGGTAATGCATCCAGCACGACGATCTGCGGCGGCACCATATAGTCCGGTAGCGCGCGGCGCAAATGCGCAGCGAGCGCATCGCCATCGACTCGCTCGCTGCGCTCGCGCGCCGCGTCGCTGAGTTCGACATAGGCAGCGAGCGCCGCATCCACGCCACTGCCACGCACGACGGCCACCGCATCGCGAACATCGTCGTGCGTCATCAGGCGCGCTTCGATCTCGCCAAGCTCGATACGCAAGCCCCGCACCTTCACCTGATGATCGATACGGCCGACGAATTCCAGTACGCCGTTCGTGCGCCGCCGAACCAGATCGCCCGTTCGATACAGCCGCGCGCCCGGCGCGCCGAACGGATCGGGCACGAAGCGCTCGGCCGTCAGCGCAGCGCGCGCGTGATAACCGCGCGCGACGCCCGTGCCGCCCAGATACAGTTCGCCCGTCACGCCGACCGGCAGCGGCCGCAGGTTCGCGTCGAGCACATGCGCGGTGCGTTCGCCCACCGGCGTGCCGATGGGCAGATATGCGGCATCCGCGATATCGCTGGCGTCCTCGTGCGCGTCGATCATCCACAGCAACGGCGTAATCACCGTCTCCGTCGGACCGTAGCCGTTCACGACGCGCACATCGGGAAACGCCTGCCGCAGCGCCGCGAACGCTTCACGCGAGGTCGCCTCGCCGCCGACCGTGAGCGAGCGCAGCGAACGCGGGGCGCCGTGTGCGCGCGCCCATTCGGCCATTTGCAATGCGTAGCTCGGCGGGAATGCCGCAATCGTGATCCGTTCGCTCGCGATCGTTTCGCAGGTTTGCGCGGGCGGCCACAACGCATCGTCGGTGATGCGGATGTCGA contains these protein-coding regions:
- a CDS encoding lysine N(6)-hydroxylase/L-ornithine N(5)-oxygenase family protein, whose product is MSQREYIHDLIGVGFGPSNLALAVRLAENGGAPGAHCFIERQPEFGWHRGMLLDDSRMQISFLKDLVTMRDPKSRFTFINYLFERGRLQDFVNLKNFYPTRIEFHDYLRWVASAFDDQVHYGESVTQIEPVADESDPRTVTHLRVHSRDAQGKVRHRLTRALSVGMGGVPQIPAAFAALRDAAVIHSSNYLTTIGSVIGDGKGDTARRRVAVVGSGQSAAEVFIDLTRRFPHVDATLVMRAPALKPADDSPFVNEIFNPSFTDLIYSQPKDTRRSLLDTFRDTNYSVVDRPLIEQIYELLYVQNVSGTARHRLLNNCAIESVREVQGAHGNEIDMRLRDRMDGDARGECFDAVVLATGYRRDAHHALLDPLADALGKPVEQCEVARDYLLATPAHFQPRIYLQGCCEDSHGLSDTLLSILARRADEIAGSLEAGNNDNSFAVQTRTGAQTGVSGGRVAFAL
- a CDS encoding GNAT family N-acetyltransferase; the encoded protein is MNTFKQPSLAAYLEGDAITVAEDGRAEGIVLNARWTHEDGLHIVEWCKGISPLGQRRAVLAALRAAFGASRDSKSIALDSDGLHREAYDALRHSGVLTAQHLCLRDAWAQQPDLWLTRDASIPHAALSYAMTDGARHPRRAPHADGVVYARDVPGFGHRLTLHTASVAQDLEHLHAWMNEPRVNAFWGEAGTLDAHRAYLERVLSTPHVHPLIGAFDGEPFGYFEAYWAKEDRIAPFAASADFDRGLHMLVGDTRWRGAACVAAWLPSLVHYLFLDDPRTQAVVCEPRHDNARMIDYLKQHGFSSIAHFEFPHKRALLMRVVREAFFDGRHL
- a CDS encoding Lrp/AsnC family transcriptional regulator gives rise to the protein MQARNRPLDNQDRAIMRALQKNARLSNAELAEIVGMSTTACWNRTRQLEADGYIRGYVALLDQQKLGFADVVLIEVTLDRHDENALARFGDELATLPEVLEAYLVSGEYDYLIKVAVDGTAGYERFLREKLYKISGIRHSRSMFALRCMKNIPSVQV
- a CDS encoding GNAT family N-acetyltransferase, translating into MNARVAFEELVPTPDGFALSAWPRDAAPVQLLPALAEIFCRDAKRQQVSLTLPFEHDDATHAFVMRAIREGIVDTAAHEGSTLRLTTSRATFWQQPSLWLTAPSSAGMPVRYTIHHNRRHPVRAPKPQGTVYRRFMPTVGMTFTLRTVDVERDTDTFHAWQNQDRVAHFWDFKGTREEHAAYLTEQCADPHVHPLIGCFDDEPFAYFEVYWAKEDRVAPFYDAGDFDRGLHLLVGNSDYQSAGKLRAWFNGILHYMFLDDPRTQRIVGEPRIDHTRHIAWMHRLGAFTLKEFDFPHKRAALVIVERETYFGQFGP
- a CDS encoding non-ribosomal peptide synthetase, which gives rise to MTSKPDLLALAARFAQLPDAQRKLFITKLGEAGIDFRVLPIPARADRSSAVPASFAQTRLWLHARMIDEPAAYHVTSRLRLDGDLNRAVLRHAFDALIARHEALRTTFAESADGGVEQVVQAPARCPWRFTDLSRAASDERERIAADVAAKDEDQPFDLAQDSLVRVHLIALGDSTHWLVLTMHHIVSDGWSIDVLLEELAAFYRAYANGETVELAPLPVQYADFSLWQRRWLDAGEAERQLQFWREQVKADAGVIALPGSGARPMQRSAHGGRHYFTIDTTTAQRVRALAQARRATPFAVLLAALHALLARASGETHVQIGVPAANRERAETAGLIGFFVNTLAVGATVDMRKPFDALIDSVQRALVDGQSHQDVPFEQVVEALGVPRSASHHPLFQVMASYGARRALPAFGDVRMTGLPFGAPYAKFDLTLGFEEREDGALDAAFVYSTDLFNAQAVQRIAGEYAQLLDSALASSHAPVGDLEWLTRDERAQLDAWNAYEHTDAPFVPVHAKLAQHAKKKPDVSAVIDAEKTLTRAELDVRAARLAARMMAAGVGAETRVGIAVGRSTDLFVGLLAILKSGGAFVPLDPTHPRDRLAHIVDDASIEHVVTERRHVPKLPLRHGTRVWLIDAEDEASQSEVEYHEPTIAPTQAAYLIYTSGSTGKPKGVVVDHASIAMHCAAIAARYGMREKDRVLHFMSINFDGAHECWLAPLTAGVDIRITDDALWPPAQTCETIASERITIAAFPPSYALQMAEWARAHGAPRSLRSLTVGGEATSREAFAALRQAFPDVRVVNGYGPTETVITPLLWMIDAHEDASDIADAAYLPIGTPVGERTAHVLDANLRPLPVGVTGELYLGGTGVARGYHARAALTAERFVPDPFGAPGARLYRTGDLVRRRTNGVLEFVGRIDHQVKVRGLRIELGEIEARLMTHDDVRDAVAVVRGSGVDAALAAYVELSDAARERSERVDGDALAAHLRRALPDYMVPPQIVVLDALPRNANRKIDRAALPEPVRVERAFDAPAAGIETALAAIWCDVLRVERVSRADHFFELGGHSLAAVSVATRVSERLAHDVPVRTLFEASTLASYAQRVAESPRVGAREIEREEPEVKEATDLALSDAQRALWFLWRAQPESAAYNIPVALRLRGAVDATALENAFDHAARKHPALRARLVSAKGAAEPRQVIDAHRRVTLPVVDLHALASMDERIARATQLTDEDALAPFDLAQAPLWRARLIRLDDEEHVLSVVIHHIVADGHSIDVWLNDVQRAYAASATGGPLSTSSMKPAFAARTKPKQADLKYWRDALRDIPFMRLPQPARERPVSPEWSAGRIAFEFDAQTVERAKALAMSSHATLPMLLHAVLNVALARQTGALDQAVGVLASTRDAATDDVIGLFINAVVVRTAMREAGSPREVIAAVREAALGAYAHVAAPFAQVVDSVRASRTANGNPLFQVMFNYLRPAQSDTREWHGVEVDEFNDVRHRVVFDLELDIVEHPDGRVTGAFSYGRELVDGEFVARLCAGYLAAVTRFIDAPEEAIVISGEPSNPTQSESHHTPVDPTPRTARLTQTLARIWANTFDGHAPDHDDNLFEAGATSFDVVRFVDAANAAGYAIRIDHVFVHQTLTRVAHALALRTDANIAPEAREPATELRDAR
- a CDS encoding TonB-dependent siderophore receptor, which codes for MEWVKGTQRRAIAAAASMTFLAAATGQAHAQQTPDNQNDARDSAATLPAVKVQGTAAGDTEGFVAHRTATATKTDTPLDEVPQTVNVVTAAQIEEQGATSINQALRYVPGFSSYGASTRSDWYTAIRGFTPSVFVDGLQVPNTLNLASWRVDPYQVESITVLRGPTSVLYGQGDPGSLVDIQTKQPTAERIREIELQIGTDARKQIAIDLGGKIDKDGTLTYRFVGVGRDGNMPTGPNADQRLMFAPSIKWQPTADTSLTLYATYLRDNTDVSDNFLPASGTILPNPNGVISNDLYTGDGNFARYDKRQWSVGYQFEQRLNPTWTFRQNTRYMHLSLNNSTVYGGGLDPTDPTEASLTRYAGLFQPNYSRFDIDNQAQAQFQTGSIGHTVLLGFEYNRQLSTDSEQLALAPSLNMFNPVYVPVTSDIFSGPNSFGYSDTKTKLDSFGVYAQDQIKLTPRIVFTIGGRQDWSRNTTTDTVANTEQRQNDHAFTYRVGAVYLGDYGLSPYISYATSFNPVIGVNADGTPFQPTKGKQIELGLRWQPFNKNLMLNAAIYQINQTNVTTPDPNDPTGTFSVQTGEVRSRGIEFSAVGNVTRDLSIIASYAYQDVKNIKANDDSLNKWPVAIPLPHQTASLWADWTWHTGPLTGLGFGAGLRYASYSAGAADNSLHVPGYTVYDAAVHYNISKWRFAVNATNIFNRRYVTGCQSAFACFYGNQRTVLATARYDW